The following proteins are encoded in a genomic region of Drosophila miranda strain MSH22 chromosome 4, D.miranda_PacBio2.1, whole genome shotgun sequence:
- the LOC108163174 gene encoding liprin-alpha-1 isoform X1 translates to MWNMMCDVMPTISEDSISQRSSQFSGEDANFEQLMVSMLDERDKLMDSLREAQERLGETEGKLRDVEKERDSLQRQINANLPQEFATLTKELTQARETLLERDEEIGELKAERNNTRLLLEHLECLVSRHERSLRMTVVKRQAAAQSGVSSEVEVLKALKSLFEHHKALDEKVRERLRLSIEKNNVLEEELNTTKEELTQYKAGGTGAGPGSGSVPGGGTENGLKEKMTGGGVGGAGGGVNGDANELNDYAAKTHELQTIIEKQTSELSQWQRRVSDLNNKISELEENMSRVQKDHCKAQDQCSKLQRDLRENVAQKEDQEERITTLEKRYVNAQRESTSLHDLNEKLEQELRHKEAQLKLHEEKIGAIEEKLELSEQKLAQHAKLQPDMEEQLKARMEALTKVGNKAQERHGSAEDRIRGLETNLDEKTTEVVRLNQRLKMNEEHNLRLSSTVDKLLSESNERLQVHLKERMHALDEKNALTQELEKARKVAEELHHEKSEIMKELSKTRLEIENFKRQLLQQEIAYNIQQTEALTRSLSPSSVVDGSGQFSRSASHASFETHSLRRQKQSRLTEENALARSMAEQEWEKLQQAAHAHQQAYELVTSAQDCDDADVLYAAATADMMSPSGHTDAQTLAMMLQEQLDAINNEIRLIQEEKQSTEARAEELESRVGSLEHVNLLARGRSMDRQSPEMSGRSTPNSPQRDFMQKYHTLNLPVLSSDASREELHGGMSTTGDSSSGGAASPLTARSMRLERVAQALAHSQEELRRRSIGLNPNAAVSQNHNHMAMSTHGSYGLSPLSSRYGSQESLRHYNTMGSMSMLQTPTSGVSREAAAAAVQKKKGIKSSLGRFFSKKEKVKGVKDTLPDGSPSMMSIGNLSIGLSEVDSNYDAMSMTGGMMPRIASAQGSKISSVDYGRQKKEHDYRNDLLGEAMKAGTPFALWNGPTIVAWLELWVGMPAWYVAACRANVKSGAIMSALSDTEIQREIGISNPLHRLKLRLAIQEMVSLTSPSAPQTSRTTLAFGDMNHEWIGNYWLPGLGLPQYRTTFMECLVDARMLDHLTKKDLRGQLKMVDSFHRTSLQYGISMLKRLNYDRTELEHRRKMSENGLCDVLVWSNERVIRWVGSIGLKEYANNLLESGVHGALMALDEGFDATAMGLALQIPTQNAQARQILDTEFNNLLQIATDRRPENEQRSAS, encoded by the exons ATGTGGAACATGATGTGCGACGTAATGCCCACGATTTCGGAGGACAGCATATCGCAGCGCTCTTCGCAGTTCAGCGGCGAGGATGCGAATTTCGAGCAGCTGATGGTCTCCATGCTCGATGAGCGGGACAAGCTGATGGACAGCCTGCGTGAGGCGCAGGAGCGGCTGGGCGAGACGGAAGGGAAGCTGCGCGATGTGGAAAAGGAGCGTGATAGTCTCCAGCGTCAAATCAATGCCAATCTGCCACAG GAGTTTGCCACACTCACCAAGGAGCTGACACAGGCACGCGAGACCCTGCTGGAGCGCGACGAGGAGATTGGCGAACTCAAGGCGGAACGTAATAATACCAGG CTTCTACTGGAGCATCTGGAGTGCCTGGTGTCCCGGCATGAGCGCTCTCTCCGCATGACAGTGGTGAAGCGTCAGGCTGCCGCCCAGAGTGGCGTCTCCAGCGAAGTGGAAGTGCTCAAAGCCCTGAAGTCCCTGTTCGAGCACCACAAGGCGCTGGACGAGAAGGTGCGCGAGCGGCTGCGCCTCTCAATCGAGAAGAACAATGtgctggaggaggagctgaATACAACCAAAGAGGAGCTGACGCAGTACAAGGCGGGCGGCACGGGTGCGGGACCAGGGAGTGGCTCCGTTCCAGGTGGAGGCACTGAGAATGGCCTGAAAGAGAAG ATGACGGGCGGAGGCGTGGGCGGAGCTGGCGGCGGCGTCAATGGGGACGCCAATGAGCTCAACGATTATGCGGCCAAAACCCACGAGCTGCAGACGATCATCGAGAAGCAG ACCTCCGAACTGTCGCAATGGCAGCGACGTGTCTCCGATttgaacaacaaaatcagcgAACTGGAGGAGAATATGTCGCGGGTGCAGAAGGACCACTGCAAGGCGCAGGATCAGTGCTCCAAGCTGCAGCGTGATCTGCGCGAGAATGTGGCCCAAAAGGAGGATCAGGAGGAGCGCATAACCACGCTGGAGAAGCGCTATGTAAACGCGCAGCGCGAGTCCACGTCGCTGCATGATCTGAACGAGAAACTGGAGCAGGAACTAAGGCACAAGGAGGCGCAGCTAAAG CTGCACGAGGAAAAGATCGGAGCCATTGAGGAGAAACTGGAGCTATCCGAACAGAAGCTTGCCCAACATGCCAAACTTCAGCCCGACATGGAAGAGCAGCTGAAGGCGCGCATGGAGGCGTTGACTAAGGTAGGAAATAAG GCTCAAGAGAGACATGGATCTGCGGAGGATCGTATACGGGGACTGGAAACGAATCTGGATGAGAAGACCACGGAGGTTGTAAGACTGAACCAGCGTCTCAAGATGAACGAGGAGCACAATCTGCGTCTGTCCTCGACGGTGGACAAGCTGCTGTCCGAGTCCAATGAGCGGCTGCAGGTGCATCTGAAGGAGCGCATGCACGCCCTGGACGAGAAGAACGCCTTGACGCAGGAGCTGGAGAAGGCGCGCAAGGTGGCCGAGGAGCTGCACCATGAGAAGAGCGAGATCATGAAGGAGCTCTCCAAGACGCGCCTGGAGATTGAGAACTTTAAgcggcagctgctgcagcaggaGATCGCCTACAATATCCAGCAGACGGAGGCCCTCACCCGGAGCCTGTCGCCCAGCAGCGTGGTCGACGGCAGCGGACAGTTCTCGCGGAGTGCCTCGCACGCCAGCTTCGAGACGCACTCGCTGCGGCGCCAGAAACAGTCGCGGCTGACGGAGGAGAACGCCCTGGCCCGGTCCATGGCCGAGCAGGAGTGGGAGAAGCTGCAGCAGGCGGCGCACGCCCACCAGCAGGCCTACGAGCTGGTGACCAGTGCCCAGGACTGTGACGACGCCGATGTCCTGTATGCGGCCGCGACGGCGGACATGATGTCGCCATCGGGACACACGGACGCCCAGACGCTGGCCATGATGCTGCAGGAGCAGCTGGACGCCATCAACAATGAGATACGGCTAATCCAGGAGGAGAAGCAATCGACGGAGGCGCGAGCCGAGGAGCTGGAATCGCGGGTTGGCAGCCTGGAGCATGTGAATCTGTTGGCCCGCGGACGATCCATGGACCGGCAGAGTCCGGAAATGAGTGGGAGGAGCACTCCGAATAGCCCGCAAAGAGATTTCATGCAGAAATATCATACG CTCAACTTGCCCGTGCTGTCCAGCGATGCCTCACGCGAGGAACTCCATGGGGGGATGTCCACGACTGGCGATTCGAGCTCTGGCGGCGCTGCATCACCATTGACGGCCCGTTCGATGCGCTTGGAGCGTGTGGCGCAGGCCCTGGCCCACAGTCAGGAGGAGCTGCGTCGTCGCTCGATTGGATTGAACCCGAATGCCGCCGTTTCCCAGAACCACAACCACATGGCCATGAGCACTCACGGCAGCTACGGCCTGTCGCCTCTGAGCTCGCGCTACGGCAGCCAGGAGTCGCTCCGCCACTACAACACCATGGGTTCCATGTCCATGCTGCAGACACCCACCTCGGGTGTGTCCAGAGAGGCCGCCGCTGCGGCGGTGCAAAAGAAAAAGGGCATCAAGTCCTCGCTGGGGCGTTTCTTTAGCAAAAAGGAAAAGGTCAAGGGCGTTAAGGACACGCTGCCCGATGGGTCGCCCAGCATGATGTCCATCGGCAATCTGTCGATCGGCCTGAGCGAGGTGGACTCCAACTACGATGCCATGAGCATGACGGGAGGCATGATGCCGCGGATTGCCAGTGCGCAGGGATCAAAGATCAGCAGCGTCGACTACGGCAGGCAGAAAAA AGAGCACGACTATCGCAACGATTTGTTGGGTGAGGCCATGAAGGCGGGCACACCGTTTGCCCTGTGGAATGGTCCCACAATTGTGGCCTGGCTAGAGCTTTGGGTGGGCATGCCCGCCTGGTATGTGGCCGCCTGTCGCGCCAATGTCAAATCGGGTGCCATTATGAGTGCCCTCAGCGATACGGAAATACAGCGGGAGATTG GCATTAGCAATCCTCTGCACAGGCTCAAATTGCGTTTGGCCATACAGGAAATGGTTTCACTGACCTCTCCCTCGGCGCCACAAACCTCCAGAACCACATTGGCATTTG GCGACATGAATCACGAGTGGATTGGCAACTACTGGCTGCCCGGACTGGGTCTGCCGCAATATCGCACAACGTTTATGGAGTGTCTAGTGGATGCCCGCATGCTGGACCATCTGACCAAAAAGGATTTGCGCGGCCAGCTAAAAATGGTGGACAGCTTTCATCGCACCAGCCTACAGTATGGCATCTCAATGCTCAAGCGCTTGAATTACGATCGCACCGAACTGGAGCACAGGCGAAAGATGAGCGAGAATGGACTGTGCGATGTGCTGGTGTGGAGCAATGAACGTGTCATACGCTGGGTGGGCAGCATAGGACTTAAA GAATATGCCAACAATCTGCTCGAATCGGGTGTGCATGGGGCACTAATGGCCCTGGATGAGGGCTTCGATGCCACTGCCATGGGCCTGGCCCTACAGATACCCACACAAAATGCTCAG GCTCGCCAAATACTCGATACGGAGTTCAATAATCTACTGCAAATAGCCACAGATCGGAGGCCGGAGAACGAGCAGCGTAGCGCATCCTGA
- the LOC108163174 gene encoding liprin-alpha-1 isoform X3, which translates to MWNMMCDVMPTISEDSISQRSSQFSGEDANFEQLMVSMLDERDKLMDSLREAQERLGETEGKLRDVEKERDSLQRQINANLPQEFATLTKELTQARETLLERDEEIGELKAERNNTRLLLEHLECLVSRHERSLRMTVVKRQAAAQSGVSSEVEVLKALKSLFEHHKALDEKVRERLRLSIEKNNVLEEELNTTKEELTQYKAGGTGAGPGSGSVPGGGTENGLKEKMTGGGVGGAGGGVNGDANELNDYAAKTHELQTIIEKQTSELSQWQRRVSDLNNKISELEENMSRVQKDHCKAQDQCSKLQRDLRENVAQKEDQEERITTLEKRYVNAQRESTSLHDLNEKLEQELRHKEAQLKAQERHGSAEDRIRGLETNLDEKTTEVVRLNQRLKMNEEHNLRLSSTVDKLLSESNERLQVHLKERMHALDEKNALTQELEKARKVAEELHHEKSEIMKELSKTRLEIENFKRQLLQQEIAYNIQQTEALTRSLSPSSVVDGSGQFSRSASHASFETHSLRRQKQSRLTEENALARSMAEQEWEKLQQAAHAHQQAYELVTSAQDCDDADVLYAAATADMMSPSGHTDAQTLAMMLQEQLDAINNEIRLIQEEKQSTEARAEELESRVGSLEHVNLLARGRSMDRQSPEMSGRSTPNSPQRDFMQKYHTLNLPVLSSDASREELHGGMSTTGDSSSGGAASPLTARSMRLERVAQALAHSQEELRRRSIGLNPNAAVSQNHNHMAMSTHGSYGLSPLSSRYGSQESLRHYNTMGSMSMLQTPTSGVSREAAAAAVQKKKGIKSSLGRFFSKKEKVKGVKDTLPDGSPSMMSIGNLSIGLSEVDSNYDAMSMTGGMMPRIASAQGSKISSVDYGRQKKEHDYRNDLLGEAMKAGTPFALWNGPTIVAWLELWVGMPAWYVAACRANVKSGAIMSALSDTEIQREIGISNPLHRLKLRLAIQEMVSLTSPSAPQTSRTTLAFGDMNHEWIGNYWLPGLGLPQYRTTFMECLVDARMLDHLTKKDLRGQLKMVDSFHRTSLQYGISMLKRLNYDRTELEHRRKMSENGLCDVLVWSNERVIRWVGSIGLKEYANNLLESGVHGALMALDEGFDATAMGLALQIPTQNAQARQILDTEFNNLLQIATDRRPENEQRSAS; encoded by the exons ATGTGGAACATGATGTGCGACGTAATGCCCACGATTTCGGAGGACAGCATATCGCAGCGCTCTTCGCAGTTCAGCGGCGAGGATGCGAATTTCGAGCAGCTGATGGTCTCCATGCTCGATGAGCGGGACAAGCTGATGGACAGCCTGCGTGAGGCGCAGGAGCGGCTGGGCGAGACGGAAGGGAAGCTGCGCGATGTGGAAAAGGAGCGTGATAGTCTCCAGCGTCAAATCAATGCCAATCTGCCACAG GAGTTTGCCACACTCACCAAGGAGCTGACACAGGCACGCGAGACCCTGCTGGAGCGCGACGAGGAGATTGGCGAACTCAAGGCGGAACGTAATAATACCAGG CTTCTACTGGAGCATCTGGAGTGCCTGGTGTCCCGGCATGAGCGCTCTCTCCGCATGACAGTGGTGAAGCGTCAGGCTGCCGCCCAGAGTGGCGTCTCCAGCGAAGTGGAAGTGCTCAAAGCCCTGAAGTCCCTGTTCGAGCACCACAAGGCGCTGGACGAGAAGGTGCGCGAGCGGCTGCGCCTCTCAATCGAGAAGAACAATGtgctggaggaggagctgaATACAACCAAAGAGGAGCTGACGCAGTACAAGGCGGGCGGCACGGGTGCGGGACCAGGGAGTGGCTCCGTTCCAGGTGGAGGCACTGAGAATGGCCTGAAAGAGAAG ATGACGGGCGGAGGCGTGGGCGGAGCTGGCGGCGGCGTCAATGGGGACGCCAATGAGCTCAACGATTATGCGGCCAAAACCCACGAGCTGCAGACGATCATCGAGAAGCAG ACCTCCGAACTGTCGCAATGGCAGCGACGTGTCTCCGATttgaacaacaaaatcagcgAACTGGAGGAGAATATGTCGCGGGTGCAGAAGGACCACTGCAAGGCGCAGGATCAGTGCTCCAAGCTGCAGCGTGATCTGCGCGAGAATGTGGCCCAAAAGGAGGATCAGGAGGAGCGCATAACCACGCTGGAGAAGCGCTATGTAAACGCGCAGCGCGAGTCCACGTCGCTGCATGATCTGAACGAGAAACTGGAGCAGGAACTAAGGCACAAGGAGGCGCAGCTAAAG GCTCAAGAGAGACATGGATCTGCGGAGGATCGTATACGGGGACTGGAAACGAATCTGGATGAGAAGACCACGGAGGTTGTAAGACTGAACCAGCGTCTCAAGATGAACGAGGAGCACAATCTGCGTCTGTCCTCGACGGTGGACAAGCTGCTGTCCGAGTCCAATGAGCGGCTGCAGGTGCATCTGAAGGAGCGCATGCACGCCCTGGACGAGAAGAACGCCTTGACGCAGGAGCTGGAGAAGGCGCGCAAGGTGGCCGAGGAGCTGCACCATGAGAAGAGCGAGATCATGAAGGAGCTCTCCAAGACGCGCCTGGAGATTGAGAACTTTAAgcggcagctgctgcagcaggaGATCGCCTACAATATCCAGCAGACGGAGGCCCTCACCCGGAGCCTGTCGCCCAGCAGCGTGGTCGACGGCAGCGGACAGTTCTCGCGGAGTGCCTCGCACGCCAGCTTCGAGACGCACTCGCTGCGGCGCCAGAAACAGTCGCGGCTGACGGAGGAGAACGCCCTGGCCCGGTCCATGGCCGAGCAGGAGTGGGAGAAGCTGCAGCAGGCGGCGCACGCCCACCAGCAGGCCTACGAGCTGGTGACCAGTGCCCAGGACTGTGACGACGCCGATGTCCTGTATGCGGCCGCGACGGCGGACATGATGTCGCCATCGGGACACACGGACGCCCAGACGCTGGCCATGATGCTGCAGGAGCAGCTGGACGCCATCAACAATGAGATACGGCTAATCCAGGAGGAGAAGCAATCGACGGAGGCGCGAGCCGAGGAGCTGGAATCGCGGGTTGGCAGCCTGGAGCATGTGAATCTGTTGGCCCGCGGACGATCCATGGACCGGCAGAGTCCGGAAATGAGTGGGAGGAGCACTCCGAATAGCCCGCAAAGAGATTTCATGCAGAAATATCATACG CTCAACTTGCCCGTGCTGTCCAGCGATGCCTCACGCGAGGAACTCCATGGGGGGATGTCCACGACTGGCGATTCGAGCTCTGGCGGCGCTGCATCACCATTGACGGCCCGTTCGATGCGCTTGGAGCGTGTGGCGCAGGCCCTGGCCCACAGTCAGGAGGAGCTGCGTCGTCGCTCGATTGGATTGAACCCGAATGCCGCCGTTTCCCAGAACCACAACCACATGGCCATGAGCACTCACGGCAGCTACGGCCTGTCGCCTCTGAGCTCGCGCTACGGCAGCCAGGAGTCGCTCCGCCACTACAACACCATGGGTTCCATGTCCATGCTGCAGACACCCACCTCGGGTGTGTCCAGAGAGGCCGCCGCTGCGGCGGTGCAAAAGAAAAAGGGCATCAAGTCCTCGCTGGGGCGTTTCTTTAGCAAAAAGGAAAAGGTCAAGGGCGTTAAGGACACGCTGCCCGATGGGTCGCCCAGCATGATGTCCATCGGCAATCTGTCGATCGGCCTGAGCGAGGTGGACTCCAACTACGATGCCATGAGCATGACGGGAGGCATGATGCCGCGGATTGCCAGTGCGCAGGGATCAAAGATCAGCAGCGTCGACTACGGCAGGCAGAAAAA AGAGCACGACTATCGCAACGATTTGTTGGGTGAGGCCATGAAGGCGGGCACACCGTTTGCCCTGTGGAATGGTCCCACAATTGTGGCCTGGCTAGAGCTTTGGGTGGGCATGCCCGCCTGGTATGTGGCCGCCTGTCGCGCCAATGTCAAATCGGGTGCCATTATGAGTGCCCTCAGCGATACGGAAATACAGCGGGAGATTG GCATTAGCAATCCTCTGCACAGGCTCAAATTGCGTTTGGCCATACAGGAAATGGTTTCACTGACCTCTCCCTCGGCGCCACAAACCTCCAGAACCACATTGGCATTTG GCGACATGAATCACGAGTGGATTGGCAACTACTGGCTGCCCGGACTGGGTCTGCCGCAATATCGCACAACGTTTATGGAGTGTCTAGTGGATGCCCGCATGCTGGACCATCTGACCAAAAAGGATTTGCGCGGCCAGCTAAAAATGGTGGACAGCTTTCATCGCACCAGCCTACAGTATGGCATCTCAATGCTCAAGCGCTTGAATTACGATCGCACCGAACTGGAGCACAGGCGAAAGATGAGCGAGAATGGACTGTGCGATGTGCTGGTGTGGAGCAATGAACGTGTCATACGCTGGGTGGGCAGCATAGGACTTAAA GAATATGCCAACAATCTGCTCGAATCGGGTGTGCATGGGGCACTAATGGCCCTGGATGAGGGCTTCGATGCCACTGCCATGGGCCTGGCCCTACAGATACCCACACAAAATGCTCAG GCTCGCCAAATACTCGATACGGAGTTCAATAATCTACTGCAAATAGCCACAGATCGGAGGCCGGAGAACGAGCAGCGTAGCGCATCCTGA
- the LOC108163174 gene encoding liprin-alpha-1 isoform X2 — translation MWNMMCDVMPTISEDSISQRSSQFSGEDANFEQLMVSMLDERDKLMDSLREAQERLGETEGKLRDVEKERDSLQRQINANLPQEFATLTKELTQARETLLERDEEIGELKAERNNTRLLLEHLECLVSRHERSLRMTVVKRQAAAQSGVSSEVEVLKALKSLFEHHKALDEKVRERLRLSIEKNNVLEEELNTTKEELTQYKAGGTGAGPGSGSVPGGGTENGLKEKMTGGGVGGAGGGVNGDANELNDYAAKTHELQTIIEKQTSELSQWQRRVSDLNNKISELEENMSRVQKDHCKAQDQCSKLQRDLRENVAQKEDQEERITTLEKRYVNAQRESTSLHDLNEKLEQELRHKEAQLKLHEEKIGAIEEKLELSEQKLAQHAKLQPDMEEQLKARMEALTKAQERHGSAEDRIRGLETNLDEKTTEVVRLNQRLKMNEEHNLRLSSTVDKLLSESNERLQVHLKERMHALDEKNALTQELEKARKVAEELHHEKSEIMKELSKTRLEIENFKRQLLQQEIAYNIQQTEALTRSLSPSSVVDGSGQFSRSASHASFETHSLRRQKQSRLTEENALARSMAEQEWEKLQQAAHAHQQAYELVTSAQDCDDADVLYAAATADMMSPSGHTDAQTLAMMLQEQLDAINNEIRLIQEEKQSTEARAEELESRVGSLEHVNLLARGRSMDRQSPEMSGRSTPNSPQRDFMQKYHTLNLPVLSSDASREELHGGMSTTGDSSSGGAASPLTARSMRLERVAQALAHSQEELRRRSIGLNPNAAVSQNHNHMAMSTHGSYGLSPLSSRYGSQESLRHYNTMGSMSMLQTPTSGVSREAAAAAVQKKKGIKSSLGRFFSKKEKVKGVKDTLPDGSPSMMSIGNLSIGLSEVDSNYDAMSMTGGMMPRIASAQGSKISSVDYGRQKKEHDYRNDLLGEAMKAGTPFALWNGPTIVAWLELWVGMPAWYVAACRANVKSGAIMSALSDTEIQREIGISNPLHRLKLRLAIQEMVSLTSPSAPQTSRTTLAFGDMNHEWIGNYWLPGLGLPQYRTTFMECLVDARMLDHLTKKDLRGQLKMVDSFHRTSLQYGISMLKRLNYDRTELEHRRKMSENGLCDVLVWSNERVIRWVGSIGLKEYANNLLESGVHGALMALDEGFDATAMGLALQIPTQNAQARQILDTEFNNLLQIATDRRPENEQRSAS, via the exons ATGTGGAACATGATGTGCGACGTAATGCCCACGATTTCGGAGGACAGCATATCGCAGCGCTCTTCGCAGTTCAGCGGCGAGGATGCGAATTTCGAGCAGCTGATGGTCTCCATGCTCGATGAGCGGGACAAGCTGATGGACAGCCTGCGTGAGGCGCAGGAGCGGCTGGGCGAGACGGAAGGGAAGCTGCGCGATGTGGAAAAGGAGCGTGATAGTCTCCAGCGTCAAATCAATGCCAATCTGCCACAG GAGTTTGCCACACTCACCAAGGAGCTGACACAGGCACGCGAGACCCTGCTGGAGCGCGACGAGGAGATTGGCGAACTCAAGGCGGAACGTAATAATACCAGG CTTCTACTGGAGCATCTGGAGTGCCTGGTGTCCCGGCATGAGCGCTCTCTCCGCATGACAGTGGTGAAGCGTCAGGCTGCCGCCCAGAGTGGCGTCTCCAGCGAAGTGGAAGTGCTCAAAGCCCTGAAGTCCCTGTTCGAGCACCACAAGGCGCTGGACGAGAAGGTGCGCGAGCGGCTGCGCCTCTCAATCGAGAAGAACAATGtgctggaggaggagctgaATACAACCAAAGAGGAGCTGACGCAGTACAAGGCGGGCGGCACGGGTGCGGGACCAGGGAGTGGCTCCGTTCCAGGTGGAGGCACTGAGAATGGCCTGAAAGAGAAG ATGACGGGCGGAGGCGTGGGCGGAGCTGGCGGCGGCGTCAATGGGGACGCCAATGAGCTCAACGATTATGCGGCCAAAACCCACGAGCTGCAGACGATCATCGAGAAGCAG ACCTCCGAACTGTCGCAATGGCAGCGACGTGTCTCCGATttgaacaacaaaatcagcgAACTGGAGGAGAATATGTCGCGGGTGCAGAAGGACCACTGCAAGGCGCAGGATCAGTGCTCCAAGCTGCAGCGTGATCTGCGCGAGAATGTGGCCCAAAAGGAGGATCAGGAGGAGCGCATAACCACGCTGGAGAAGCGCTATGTAAACGCGCAGCGCGAGTCCACGTCGCTGCATGATCTGAACGAGAAACTGGAGCAGGAACTAAGGCACAAGGAGGCGCAGCTAAAG CTGCACGAGGAAAAGATCGGAGCCATTGAGGAGAAACTGGAGCTATCCGAACAGAAGCTTGCCCAACATGCCAAACTTCAGCCCGACATGGAAGAGCAGCTGAAGGCGCGCATGGAGGCGTTGACTAAG GCTCAAGAGAGACATGGATCTGCGGAGGATCGTATACGGGGACTGGAAACGAATCTGGATGAGAAGACCACGGAGGTTGTAAGACTGAACCAGCGTCTCAAGATGAACGAGGAGCACAATCTGCGTCTGTCCTCGACGGTGGACAAGCTGCTGTCCGAGTCCAATGAGCGGCTGCAGGTGCATCTGAAGGAGCGCATGCACGCCCTGGACGAGAAGAACGCCTTGACGCAGGAGCTGGAGAAGGCGCGCAAGGTGGCCGAGGAGCTGCACCATGAGAAGAGCGAGATCATGAAGGAGCTCTCCAAGACGCGCCTGGAGATTGAGAACTTTAAgcggcagctgctgcagcaggaGATCGCCTACAATATCCAGCAGACGGAGGCCCTCACCCGGAGCCTGTCGCCCAGCAGCGTGGTCGACGGCAGCGGACAGTTCTCGCGGAGTGCCTCGCACGCCAGCTTCGAGACGCACTCGCTGCGGCGCCAGAAACAGTCGCGGCTGACGGAGGAGAACGCCCTGGCCCGGTCCATGGCCGAGCAGGAGTGGGAGAAGCTGCAGCAGGCGGCGCACGCCCACCAGCAGGCCTACGAGCTGGTGACCAGTGCCCAGGACTGTGACGACGCCGATGTCCTGTATGCGGCCGCGACGGCGGACATGATGTCGCCATCGGGACACACGGACGCCCAGACGCTGGCCATGATGCTGCAGGAGCAGCTGGACGCCATCAACAATGAGATACGGCTAATCCAGGAGGAGAAGCAATCGACGGAGGCGCGAGCCGAGGAGCTGGAATCGCGGGTTGGCAGCCTGGAGCATGTGAATCTGTTGGCCCGCGGACGATCCATGGACCGGCAGAGTCCGGAAATGAGTGGGAGGAGCACTCCGAATAGCCCGCAAAGAGATTTCATGCAGAAATATCATACG CTCAACTTGCCCGTGCTGTCCAGCGATGCCTCACGCGAGGAACTCCATGGGGGGATGTCCACGACTGGCGATTCGAGCTCTGGCGGCGCTGCATCACCATTGACGGCCCGTTCGATGCGCTTGGAGCGTGTGGCGCAGGCCCTGGCCCACAGTCAGGAGGAGCTGCGTCGTCGCTCGATTGGATTGAACCCGAATGCCGCCGTTTCCCAGAACCACAACCACATGGCCATGAGCACTCACGGCAGCTACGGCCTGTCGCCTCTGAGCTCGCGCTACGGCAGCCAGGAGTCGCTCCGCCACTACAACACCATGGGTTCCATGTCCATGCTGCAGACACCCACCTCGGGTGTGTCCAGAGAGGCCGCCGCTGCGGCGGTGCAAAAGAAAAAGGGCATCAAGTCCTCGCTGGGGCGTTTCTTTAGCAAAAAGGAAAAGGTCAAGGGCGTTAAGGACACGCTGCCCGATGGGTCGCCCAGCATGATGTCCATCGGCAATCTGTCGATCGGCCTGAGCGAGGTGGACTCCAACTACGATGCCATGAGCATGACGGGAGGCATGATGCCGCGGATTGCCAGTGCGCAGGGATCAAAGATCAGCAGCGTCGACTACGGCAGGCAGAAAAA AGAGCACGACTATCGCAACGATTTGTTGGGTGAGGCCATGAAGGCGGGCACACCGTTTGCCCTGTGGAATGGTCCCACAATTGTGGCCTGGCTAGAGCTTTGGGTGGGCATGCCCGCCTGGTATGTGGCCGCCTGTCGCGCCAATGTCAAATCGGGTGCCATTATGAGTGCCCTCAGCGATACGGAAATACAGCGGGAGATTG GCATTAGCAATCCTCTGCACAGGCTCAAATTGCGTTTGGCCATACAGGAAATGGTTTCACTGACCTCTCCCTCGGCGCCACAAACCTCCAGAACCACATTGGCATTTG GCGACATGAATCACGAGTGGATTGGCAACTACTGGCTGCCCGGACTGGGTCTGCCGCAATATCGCACAACGTTTATGGAGTGTCTAGTGGATGCCCGCATGCTGGACCATCTGACCAAAAAGGATTTGCGCGGCCAGCTAAAAATGGTGGACAGCTTTCATCGCACCAGCCTACAGTATGGCATCTCAATGCTCAAGCGCTTGAATTACGATCGCACCGAACTGGAGCACAGGCGAAAGATGAGCGAGAATGGACTGTGCGATGTGCTGGTGTGGAGCAATGAACGTGTCATACGCTGGGTGGGCAGCATAGGACTTAAA GAATATGCCAACAATCTGCTCGAATCGGGTGTGCATGGGGCACTAATGGCCCTGGATGAGGGCTTCGATGCCACTGCCATGGGCCTGGCCCTACAGATACCCACACAAAATGCTCAG GCTCGCCAAATACTCGATACGGAGTTCAATAATCTACTGCAAATAGCCACAGATCGGAGGCCGGAGAACGAGCAGCGTAGCGCATCCTGA